The nucleotide sequence AAGAATTACCCTCCGGTGCGGTCCGCGAGCTCATCAAATTGCTGGATCCGGAAGAACGCAAGATCACCCTGTCCCTGCTGGGCTACCCTGAAAACAGCATCGGGCGGTTGATGAACCCCGATTATGTTTATGTGTACCCCTACAATACGGTGGCAGAGGTTTTTGATACCATCCGTAAATATGGAAAGAACAGTGAGGCCATCAACGTGATTTATATCATCAATCATAAGGGCGAACTGCTGGATGATATCCGGATCGGTGAGTTTATCCTAAGCGCTGCGGATACGCTGGTCTCCGACCTTATGGATGAGCGCCGGGTGATCTCCCTGAATGCATACGACGACCAGGAAACGGCCAGTGAGGTGTTCAAAATGAACAACCGGATCGCATTGCCCGTAGTAAGCCAGAGCAATAAGCTGCTGGGTATCGTTACCATCGATGATGTGTTATGGGTAGCAACGGAAGAGTACAGCGAGGACATGCAGAAAATGGGGGGTACGCAGGCTTTTGAAGAGCCCTACCTGGACATCAAACTTTTTAAACTGTATAAAAAACGCGTGGGCTGGCTCATTATCCTGTTCCTGAGTGAAATGCTTACAGCGACGGCCATGCAGTTTTTTGAGGTGGAAATTGAGAAAGCGACCCTGCTGGCTCTTTTTGTTCCGCTGATCATGAGCAGTGGCGGTAACAGCGGCTCACAGGCTTCCACGCTGATCATCCAGGCCATGACCCTGGGGGAAGTTACCATTGCCGACTGGTGGCGTGTAATGCGCCGCGAGTTACTTTCCGGTCTGATGCTGGGGTTAACCCTGGGAACCATCGGACTTTTGCGCATCATGCTCTGGCAGCGGCTGCATTTATACGACTATGGCCAGCACTGGCTGCTGGTAGGCATCACTATTTTCTTTACGCTGATCGGTATTGTGCTGTGGGGAAGTGTGATCGGTTCCATGCTGCCCATCGTATTAAAACGTCTTAAACTCGACCCTGCTACCTCCTCTGCTCCTTTTGTAGCTACACTGGTGGATGTAACGGGCATTATCATTTATTTTTCTGTAGCCTATATGGTACTGAAGGGAACACTCCTTTAAACAATAATTTAATAAAGATGCGCAATCGATTGCGCAAAATTTTATTTACTTTCGTCCTCTTTACTAAAAAATAATAAACATCATGTGCGGAATCGTTGGTTACACCGGTACCCGGGATGCATACCCGGTTATTGTGAAAGGACTAAAAAGACTCGAATACCGGGGATACGACAGCGCCGGAGTTGCCCTGTTAGACAAAGAACAACTTAAGATCTACAAAAAGAAAGGTAAGGTAGCCGACCTTGAAGATGAAATCGGCACCAGGAATGTGGAAGGTACCACCGGCATCGGCCATACAAGATGGGCCACACACGGTGAGCCCAGCGATAAAAATGCGCATCCGCACATTTCCAAAAGCGGAACGATCGCTATGATCCACAACGGGATCATTGAGAATTATGCCCAGCTGAAAAGCGAATTGCTGAAGAAGGGATACGAATTCCAGAGTGATACCGATACGGAGGTATTGCTCAATTTTATCGATGATATCAAGCAGCACAATAACTGCACGCTTGAAGAAGCCGCGCGTATTGCGCTGAAAAGAGTTACAGGAGCCTATGTGATCCTTCTAATGGAGGCCGAGAATCCGGATACCATTATCGCGGCCCGAAAAGGGAGCCCGCTGGTGATTGGTGTGGGAAAGAATGAGCATTTCCTTGGATCCGACGCTTCCCCGATGCTGGAGTATACAAAGGAAGTGGTCTACATCAATGATTATGAACTGGCCATTGTAAAGCCGGATCAGCTGATATTAAAAAACTTGGGTAATGAAATGATCACTCCCTATGTGCAAAAGCTGGACCTGGAGCTGGCGGCCATTGAAAAAGGGGGATTTGACCATTTCATGCTGAAGGAAATTTTTGAACAGCCGCAAACCATTTTCGATTGTATGCGCGGACGGCTGAATGCGGCCAATGAGACCATCACCATGTCCGGCATCCAGCAATACGCCGAACAGATCATCAACGCCAACCGTATTATTATCATTGCCTGCGGTACCAGCTGGCATGCGGGTCTTGTGGCGGAATACATTTTTGAAGAACTATGCCGCATCAATGTGGAAGTAGAATACGCATCGGAATTCCGTTACCGCAATCCCATCGTAAATAAGGGGGATGTGATCCTTGCCGTAAGCCAGAGCGGAGAAACAGCCGACACCCTGGTAGCGATCGAAAAGGCAAAAGAAAAAGGCGCCATTATCCTGGGCGTGGTGAATGTGGTAGGCTCCTCTATTGCAAGGATCAGTCATGGCGGCGCTTATACCCATGCCGGTCCCGAGATCGGCGTTGCCTCCACAAAGGCATTTACAGCCCAGCTGGTAGTGCTTACCATGGTCGCATTAAAGATCGCTTATATAAAGGGCAGCATCGACTCCAACCGGTATAAAAAATTGTTACTGGAGCTGGATGCCGTTCCGGAGAAGGTAGCCTGGATCCTCAATCACCATGAAACGATCAGGGCCATCGCCGAAAAATACAAAGACGCAAGAGACTTCCTGTACCTTGGACGCGGATACAATTTTCCCGTAGCACTGGAAGGCGCATTGAAGCTGAAAGAGATCTCTTATATACATGCAGAAGGTTACCCCGCTGCTGAAATGAAGCACGGCCCCATCGCCCTTGTAGATGATCAGCTACCCGTGGTATTTATTGCCACCAGGGATGCCTATCACGAAAAGGTCATCTCAAATATGCAGGAGATCAAGGCCCGCAAAGGAAAGGTGATCGGGATCATTACCGAAGGCGATACCTCCAGCGCTGCGCTTTGTGATGATTATATAAGCGTCCCGGAAGCCGACGAGATCGTGGCACCCATGCTTACCGTTATTCCGCTCCAGCTTCTTTCCTATTACATTGGAGTGGCAAAGGACTGCAATGTAGACCAGCCCCGGAATTTAGCTAAAAGCGTTACTGTTGAATAAGCCCCTACTATTACCATGAATCTGATAAAAAAGCACCCGGTAGCAACCCTGGGATATAATTTTATTCCCCATGAGTTTCTTCCGGAAGGAAAAGACGAGTTCTATATCCGTTTTCAGCAAAACCCTGCTACCGATTACCGGCCATTGACACGGCAGGAAATTGCGATCCTCAAATCAAACGGCAACCGGTCCGATAACTGGTCGCATGTTCTTGTGCGGGAAGGTATCGATATCCTGCTGATCGAAGAGTGTACGTTTTTCGGACTGGTGCGGATCGGGAAACTGGAACCGTATTTTTTGGAGTTCAGTCAGCTGCGCACCCCCGTGGGGCTTTACCGGAGCCTGATCGTGAGCTGCGATATCGGTAACAATGTAGCCATTAATAATGTACGGATGCTCAGTCATTACATCATTGAAGACGAAGCCATCCTTATCAATGTAAATGAAATGTCCTGCACCTCTCACAGCAAGTTTGGCAACGGCATTGTAAAAGATGGTGAATCCGAAGACGTACGCATCTGGCTGGAGATCTGTAATGAAAATGGCGGCAGGAAAGTGATCCCGTTCGACGGAATGCTGCCTGGCGACGCGTGGCTTTGGTCCCGATACAGGGCCAGCGAAAAATTACAGCAGACCTTTAAGGAATTTACCGACCGGCAATTCGGCACTTTCCGGGGCACCTATGGCACCGTGGGAAAAAGGACGGTCATCAAAAACACCCATATCATAAAAGATGTAAAGATCGGCAGCGATGCCTATATCAAAGGTGCCAACAAGCTAAAGAACCTTACCATCAATTCCAATGAGCACGCCAAATCACAGATTGGTGAGGGATGCGAAATGGTAAACGGTGTTATGGGTGCCGGAAGCCGCGCGTTCTACGGGGTGAAAGCCGTACGTTTTATCCTGGCTCCTTTTTCCCAGCTCAAATATGGCGCACGTCTTATCAATTCCTATCTGGGGGAGAACGCCACTATCTCCTGTTGCGAGGTGCTCAACACCCTGTTGTTCCCGGCGCATGAGCAGCACCACAACAATTCCTTTTTATGCGCCTCCCTTGTAATGGGACAAAGCAATATCGCCGCAGGCGCCACCATTGGCTCCAATCATAATTCCCGCGCCGCGGATGGTGAAATACAGGCTGGACGAGGGTTCTGGCCGGGGCTCTGTGTAAGCCTGAAACATAATTCCAAATTTGCCTCCTTTACCATGATCGCCAAGGGAGACTATCCTGCCGAGCTGCATATTCCCATGCCCTTCTGTCTTGTCAGTAATGATGTGCATAACGACCGGTTGCTGGTAATGCCCGGTTACTGGTTCCTGTATAATATGTACGCCATCCTGCGTAATGAGCGCAAGTTTGCAGACCGGGACCGGCGAAAAGATAAAATCCAGTTACTGGAATATGATTTCCTGGCACCGGATACCGTAAATGAGCTTTTTTATTCCCTGCAGCTGCTGCGCCGTTTTACCGGGCAGGCATTTTATAAAAAGAACCAGCTGATCGGAAGCAACAAGGATTATGAACAAAAGGGAAAAGAGTTGCTGGATAACAAGGCTCCTGTTGTAAATACCCTGGAAATACGGGCATCCGGCTTTGAAAATTCCGGCAGACCGGTACACCTCCTCAAAGTACAGGAAGGCTATGCGATCTGCCGGAAAATGATCGCTTATTACGGCACCATCCGGCTGATCGAACATCTTCAGCAAACCAGCGATAAAACCAGCGCCGCTGTGCGGGGACTCTTTGAAACCGCCGGCGAACGGACCGCCTGGTTAAATGTGGGCGGGCAGCTGATCCCGGAAGACCAGGTGCGCGGATTATTGCATGATATTGAGGCCAACAGACTTCCCGAAGGCTGGGAACAGATCCATGCTTTTTATCAGGATCAGGCACTGCGCTATCCGGTGTTAAAACTGCGACATGGACTGCGGGCGCTTATGGAGATCGCGGATTTTAAACCGGGCGATATTGAAGCCCCAATGCTCCGGGACCTTCTGGCAAAGGCAGTAGAAATGAAGGTATGGATCGAAAAATCCGTCTACCTGTCAAAAGAAAAGGATTATGAGAATCCGTTCCGGAAAATGGTTTATGACTCCAAAGAAGAAATGGAAGCAGTTGTCGGAAAACTGGAGGACAATCAATTCATCAACGAACAGGCAGAAGAGACAATCCGGTTTAAAAAAGAAATCGAATTACTGTCTGCACAGATCGCGTAACCACTATTCTCCATTAATGGTTTTACGGGCCTCATCCACCGTTTTATGAACGGCATCCGATGTTTTGCGGATGCCCTCCTTCAGTTCCCGGGCATTCTTGCTGCTCTCGTCGGTCAGCTTTTTTGCTTTGTCCAGTCCTTCCTGTACTTTATTCAATCCTTCTTTCATCCCGCTGGTTACTGTTTCAATATCAATGGCGCTGCCGGTATCCGGGCCCGAGGGAACATCCCCCATCCCCCTCGCCTGGTTGATGCTGTCTGCGATCCGCACCTTCCATACAGAATCGGCACGGAGCGAATCGAGGTCAACGCTTTTCACATCCGCTCCCGTATTGCAGGCGGTAAAAAACAGCCCTCCGAGAGCGATAAAAACTATTGTAAAAAAATTTGTTTTCATATCAGATCATTTATGCTTCTGCGGCGGTTAAAACAAATTCTGTTCCAAAACAAAACATCCGGCGGACAGACCGCCGGATGCAACAACTACCTGTTTTGCAGGTTTTATTTTTTTAACGCTTCTTTACCAGCTTCAACGCCGGCCTTTGCGGCAGTTCCGATTTTTTCAGCACCATTTTTTATGGCATTGATCCCTTCCTGTGCCTTTTCCCGGGCCTTGCTACCCAGTTCCACCGAACGGTCTTTTACCTCCCGGAGATCTGCCTTTAACGAGTCTCCAAGGCTTCTCAATGAGCTATCGATGCCCTTTCCTGTGGCTTTTGCACTATCCGTAACGGCCTTTGTAGTACTGTCCGTAACTTTTGAGAGGGAATCAGATGACAACGAATCCGCATCCGTTTGTCCGCTGGTGCCTGAGCTCAGGTTACAGGAGGCCATAAGCACGATCATTCCCAAAGCGGTCAATTTTAATTGATTTTTCATAACGTTCTTTTATTTCCTAATTATACCACTGTTCAGGGGAAAGTAACCCGCCGGCCTGTTATTTTTTTCTAAAGAACAGGCGCACAGAAACCCCGCTGAAATTAAAGTTCTTACGGAGCTGGTTCTCCAGGTAGTTCCGGTAAGGGGTTTTTACATCATCCGGAAAATTACAGAAAAATGCAAATGAAGGAACCACGGTAGGCAGCTGGGTCACAAACTTGATTTTGATGGAATGCCCGCGTACCACCGGTGCGTGATGTGCTTCCACGGCTTTCAGCATTACCTCGTTCAGTTTATTGGTGGGAATGCGCCGCTGACGGTTCTGATACACCTCAAGCGCGATTTCTATTGCTTTATAAATACGGGTCTTTTCTGTTGCCGAAACAAATAAAATAGGAACATCGCTAAAGGGCGCCAGCCGTTTTTTGAGCTGATCTTCATATTCCTTAGCGGTATTTGTTTTTTTATCCTGTATCAGATCCCATTTATTTACCAGCAGCACAATGCCTTTTCCTTTTTTTGCAGCCAGGCTGAAGATGTTCAGGTCCTGAGCAGTGATCCCTTTTTCAGCATCCAGTAACAGGATGCAGACATCCGCTTCATCCATTGCCTTGATGGCACGGATCACGGAATAGAATTCCAGGTCTTCATGCACTTTCGCCTTCCGGCGGATACCTGCGGTGTCGATCAGTACAAATTCTTTCTGGAACAGGTTATAATGGGTATGGATGGTATCCCGCGTGGTGCCGGCGATATTGCTTACAATGGTACGCTCTTCGCCCACCAGTGCATTCAGCAGCGACGACTTCCCTACGTTGGGTTGCCCGATGATGGCAAATTTCGGAAGCTGCGCAATGTGTTCGTCAATACCGGTCTCCTCCACCATCAGGTCCGTTACGGCATCCAGCAGTTCACCGGTCCCGCTTCCGGATGCGGAGGCTATAAAATAGATCTGTTCAAAGCCCATGCTGTAAAACTCACTGGCTTCCAGCATGCGCTCATTGTTATCTACTTTGTTCACCACCAAAAAAACGGGTTTGGTGCTTTTACGTAGAACCTTGGCCATGGAGTCGTCCAGGTCGGTGATGCCGGTTGCCGCATCCGTCATAAAAAGAATGACATTGGCCTCTTCCACCGCCACCAATACCTGCTTGGCGATCTCCCGTTCAAATACGTCATCGCTGCCATGTACAAAACCTCCCGTATCAATTACATTAAAGGTCTTACCGTTCCATTCACTGATCCCGTACTGGCGGTCGCGGGTAACACCGCTCACATCATCCACAATTGCTTTCTTTTGCTCCAGCAAGCGGTTGAACAGCGTGCTTTTCCCCACATTTGGCCTTCCTACTATTGCTACGGTAAAACTCATTAATTATAAAATTTTAAATATCGGATGTAAAAGTAGTTCTTTAACCGAACAAACCTTCAATTCCTGTTACAGGCATAAAACACCTCCTCAGATCGCGTCTGTCCTGTTCTCGATCTCCTGCTTCACCGCGGCAACAAATTCTTCTATTGACCTGGTACCGGCATCTCCCTTACCCTGGCGGCGGATCGCCACTTTCCGCTCGTTCACCTCTTTTTCACCCAGCACCAGCATGTACGGCACTTTCATCAGTTCCGTATCACGGATCTTCTTACCGATCTTTTCATTGCGGTCATCAATTTCGGCGCGGATGCCGGCACTGCGCAGCGCCTTATACACTTCTTTTGTATAGTCTGAAAACTTATCGCTGATCGGCAGGATCTTTACCTGTACCGGGGCCAGCCATACCGGGAACTTGCCCGCATAATGTTCCAGCAGGAAGCCGATGAACCGCTCATGGGTTCCCAGCGGTGCCCGGTGAATGATCAGGGGCACATCATGTCCGTTATCCGCAGTAGTATACTGCAGGTTAAACCTTCTGCCCTGCGCAAAATCCACCTGGTTCGTGGCCAGCGTAAATTCACGCCCGATGGCACTCCAGATCTGTACATCGATCTTGGGGCCATAAAAAGCCCCTTCGCCTTTGACTTCCACAAAAGGGATATTGGATTCAACTAAAACATCCCGTACAAGCGCTTCTGTTTCCAGCCACAGTTCAGGTTCATTAATGTATTTCTGTCCCAGTTTTTCCGGGTCGTGTAACGATAAACGCATTACGTACCGGTCGATACCGAAGATCTTGAAATACTTCAGGTACATATCATTTACAGCCCTGAATTCCTGCGCAAACTGTTCTTTGCTGCAATAGATATGCGCATCATTCATATGCAGACAGCGCACACGCATCAATCCGAACAGCTCACCGCTTTGCTCATACCGGTAGCAGGTTCCGTATTCTGCCAGGCGTAAAGGAAGATCCTTGTAGCTTTTTGGTTCCGCCGCAAATATTTTATGATGGTGCGGGCAATTCATCGACTTCAGGTAATATTTCTGCCCGTCCACCTCCATGGGAGGGTACATGCTGTCCTGGTAGTAGGGAAGATGCCCGCTGGTAAGGTACATACTCTCCTTGGCAATATGCGGGGTAACCACCCGTTTGTAATCTGCCGCCTCTTCGGTTTCCTTTGCCAGTTTTTCCAGTTCTTCTATAACGATGGTACCGTTCGGCAGCCACAAAGGCAATCCCTGACCCACATCATCATCCATGGTGAAAATACCCAGTTCCTTTCCCAGCTTGCGGTGATCACGCTTTTTGGCTTCTTCCAGCATCTGCAGGTATTCATCCAGTTCTTTCTGACTGGGAAAGCTGATACCATAAACCCGGGTCAGCATCTTATTTTTTTCATCCCCTTTCCAGTAAGCCCCGGCCACACTGGTAAGCTTTATGGCTTTAATGATACCGGTTGCCGGTATATGCGGCCCGCGGCAGAGGTCGGTAAAGTTCCCCTGTGTGTAGAAGGTGATGTTCCCGTCCTCCAGGTTATTCAGGAGGTCCAGTTTGTATTCGTCGCCCTTCTCAGTAAAATAGCTGATGGCTTCTGCTTTGGGGATTTCCTTCCGCACATAGGCATTATTCTGCCGCGCCAGTTCGTTCATCTTTTTTTCAAGGGCGCTCAGGTCCTCTTCCGAAAGTTTCCGGTCGCCCAGGTCCATATCATAATAGAAGCCTCCGGATTCCAGCGGGGGACCTACCCAGAATTTAACCCCGGGAAAAGCAGCTTCTACGGCCTCTGCCATAAGGTGGGCGGTAGAATGCCAGAAGGCTTTCTTCCCGTCCGTATCGCTCCAGGTCAGCAATACGAGCGTGCTGTCTTTGTCAATGGGACGCGTCGCATCCCAAACCTCACCGTTTACTGTTGCTGCAATTACCTTTCTTGCCAACCCCTCGGATATGGATTTCGCGATATCCAAAGCGGTTACTCCGGCCTCATAGGCACGGCTTGCCCCGTCGGGAAATGTTATATGGATCATATTCATTAAAATTCAATAAAATAAGGTTGCAAAATTAACAAAGAATCACCAGTACACAAAAGGCAATATCCCTTCTTCTGTTTTTGTCCGTTTTTCCTGCCGGATCAGGGAAATTTACCGCCCCCTGGTTGTTCTGGCATGATTTTGCCGGCTTTTTACTTGATAAATAGATCCAATATATAACGAAGACAACGGAACAACCGGGTCAGAGGAATATTCCCGGCAGTCACCGCCGGTGATCGATGCCCACTAAACATTCAAAATCCTAGAAGATGAAACAATTATTTTTTTCAGCGATGCTCCTGATTACAGGAAGTCAGATCGCAACCGCACAAACAGGCTGGAATATCGGAGACCGGGCCGCATTCGGACATAGCTGGACGGTGGGAAATACACCGGAAGGTGCCAAGCGGCAGTTCCACCCTACTTTTGAACTGGGCCGGGCGGCAACCTACAATTTCAGCGACCGGGCAGGCGTTGGCTTTGGTACTTATTTCAGCAGCCAGGGCGCCAGCTTTAAAGATGAGGATACGGATAACCGCCTTATCGCAGGAGCGAATTATATAAAGATCCCTGTTTTTGCCAGTTTTAATTTTGGCGATGCGGAACAGCGGGTTCGTCCGCGACTGACGATAGGGCCCTCCGTCCAATTCCTGGTGGGCGGTAAATCTTTTATCAAAACAGATGAGGATGCTTTTGCCGGGCGTTACACCACCAAAGCCATGAATACAAAAATAGATGTGGGCGGCAATGCTTCACTGGGTGTAAACATCCGCGTTTTTGACGGTTTTTATCTTAATCATGAGATCAACTATTATCACGGCTTTGTGGAGCAAAAGCCTAATAACAACAGTGAAACGCCTACGTTCACCAACAGGGGGCTGACCATGAGCCTGGGGATGCAGATCAACTCGGCAGCCATGAAAAAATGGAAAGGGAAAATGAAGATGCATCATAAAGGGCATGAGGACTAAGCCCCCTTCCCTGTTTATCATTAACTGAAGTGACCCGGCAACGGGAAACGGTATTGCGGCCGGTTATAGCTGACCTGGTTTCGCCCCCGTTTCCGGGGGCTTTTTCTGTGATAAACCTGCTATCTTAGCAAACAAATCTTCCAATATGTTAAAACATCTATTGCTGCTCCTGGTCTGCGGGATCACCTGCGGACGGACCCAGGCACAGGACCTGGAACTGCTTACTACAGGCACCAAGACCAATTTAAGAGGCCTGGATGCCTTTAAAAACACGATCTGGGCCAGTGGCAGCAATGGCTATACCGGCCGCTCCGCGGATAATGGCGCTACCTGGACCTGGCAACAGGT is from Niabella beijingensis and encodes:
- the mgtE gene encoding magnesium transporter, encoding MSFEAEDKTLVESFKEVIATEDKLDIKKFLDAQNITDVVDLIYEMPEFDSQIIANMSMHRAASVFKLLETSNQKDIIHKLPPSKAAELLNDLPADDRTDFLEELPSGAVRELIKLLDPEERKITLSLLGYPENSIGRLMNPDYVYVYPYNTVAEVFDTIRKYGKNSEAINVIYIINHKGELLDDIRIGEFILSAADTLVSDLMDERRVISLNAYDDQETASEVFKMNNRIALPVVSQSNKLLGIVTIDDVLWVATEEYSEDMQKMGGTQAFEEPYLDIKLFKLYKKRVGWLIILFLSEMLTATAMQFFEVEIEKATLLALFVPLIMSSGGNSGSQASTLIIQAMTLGEVTIADWWRVMRRELLSGLMLGLTLGTIGLLRIMLWQRLHLYDYGQHWLLVGITIFFTLIGIVLWGSVIGSMLPIVLKRLKLDPATSSAPFVATLVDVTGIIIYFSVAYMVLKGTLL
- the glmS gene encoding glutamine--fructose-6-phosphate transaminase (isomerizing), translating into MCGIVGYTGTRDAYPVIVKGLKRLEYRGYDSAGVALLDKEQLKIYKKKGKVADLEDEIGTRNVEGTTGIGHTRWATHGEPSDKNAHPHISKSGTIAMIHNGIIENYAQLKSELLKKGYEFQSDTDTEVLLNFIDDIKQHNNCTLEEAARIALKRVTGAYVILLMEAENPDTIIAARKGSPLVIGVGKNEHFLGSDASPMLEYTKEVVYINDYELAIVKPDQLILKNLGNEMITPYVQKLDLELAAIEKGGFDHFMLKEIFEQPQTIFDCMRGRLNAANETITMSGIQQYAEQIINANRIIIIACGTSWHAGLVAEYIFEELCRINVEVEYASEFRYRNPIVNKGDVILAVSQSGETADTLVAIEKAKEKGAIILGVVNVVGSSIARISHGGAYTHAGPEIGVASTKAFTAQLVVLTMVALKIAYIKGSIDSNRYKKLLLELDAVPEKVAWILNHHETIRAIAEKYKDARDFLYLGRGYNFPVALEGALKLKEISYIHAEGYPAAEMKHGPIALVDDQLPVVFIATRDAYHEKVISNMQEIKARKGKVIGIITEGDTSSAALCDDYISVPEADEIVAPMLTVIPLQLLSYYIGVAKDCNVDQPRNLAKSVTVE
- a CDS encoding DUF4954 family protein; this encodes MNLIKKHPVATLGYNFIPHEFLPEGKDEFYIRFQQNPATDYRPLTRQEIAILKSNGNRSDNWSHVLVREGIDILLIEECTFFGLVRIGKLEPYFLEFSQLRTPVGLYRSLIVSCDIGNNVAINNVRMLSHYIIEDEAILINVNEMSCTSHSKFGNGIVKDGESEDVRIWLEICNENGGRKVIPFDGMLPGDAWLWSRYRASEKLQQTFKEFTDRQFGTFRGTYGTVGKRTVIKNTHIIKDVKIGSDAYIKGANKLKNLTINSNEHAKSQIGEGCEMVNGVMGAGSRAFYGVKAVRFILAPFSQLKYGARLINSYLGENATISCCEVLNTLLFPAHEQHHNNSFLCASLVMGQSNIAAGATIGSNHNSRAADGEIQAGRGFWPGLCVSLKHNSKFASFTMIAKGDYPAELHIPMPFCLVSNDVHNDRLLVMPGYWFLYNMYAILRNERKFADRDRRKDKIQLLEYDFLAPDTVNELFYSLQLLRRFTGQAFYKKNQLIGSNKDYEQKGKELLDNKAPVVNTLEIRASGFENSGRPVHLLKVQEGYAICRKMIAYYGTIRLIEHLQQTSDKTSAAVRGLFETAGERTAWLNVGGQLIPEDQVRGLLHDIEANRLPEGWEQIHAFYQDQALRYPVLKLRHGLRALMEIADFKPGDIEAPMLRDLLAKAVEMKVWIEKSVYLSKEKDYENPFRKMVYDSKEEMEAVVGKLEDNQFINEQAEETIRFKKEIELLSAQIA
- the der gene encoding ribosome biogenesis GTPase Der, whose product is MSFTVAIVGRPNVGKSTLFNRLLEQKKAIVDDVSGVTRDRQYGISEWNGKTFNVIDTGGFVHGSDDVFEREIAKQVLVAVEEANVILFMTDAATGITDLDDSMAKVLRKSTKPVFLVVNKVDNNERMLEASEFYSMGFEQIYFIASASGSGTGELLDAVTDLMVEETGIDEHIAQLPKFAIIGQPNVGKSSLLNALVGEERTIVSNIAGTTRDTIHTHYNLFQKEFVLIDTAGIRRKAKVHEDLEFYSVIRAIKAMDEADVCILLLDAEKGITAQDLNIFSLAAKKGKGIVLLVNKWDLIQDKKTNTAKEYEDQLKKRLAPFSDVPILFVSATEKTRIYKAIEIALEVYQNRQRRIPTNKLNEVMLKAVEAHHAPVVRGHSIKIKFVTQLPTVVPSFAFFCNFPDDVKTPYRNYLENQLRKNFNFSGVSVRLFFRKK
- the thrS gene encoding threonine--tRNA ligase, with protein sequence MIHITFPDGASRAYEAGVTALDIAKSISEGLARKVIAATVNGEVWDATRPIDKDSTLVLLTWSDTDGKKAFWHSTAHLMAEAVEAAFPGVKFWVGPPLESGGFYYDMDLGDRKLSEEDLSALEKKMNELARQNNAYVRKEIPKAEAISYFTEKGDEYKLDLLNNLEDGNITFYTQGNFTDLCRGPHIPATGIIKAIKLTSVAGAYWKGDEKNKMLTRVYGISFPSQKELDEYLQMLEEAKKRDHRKLGKELGIFTMDDDVGQGLPLWLPNGTIVIEELEKLAKETEEAADYKRVVTPHIAKESMYLTSGHLPYYQDSMYPPMEVDGQKYYLKSMNCPHHHKIFAAEPKSYKDLPLRLAEYGTCYRYEQSGELFGLMRVRCLHMNDAHIYCSKEQFAQEFRAVNDMYLKYFKIFGIDRYVMRLSLHDPEKLGQKYINEPELWLETEALVRDVLVESNIPFVEVKGEGAFYGPKIDVQIWSAIGREFTLATNQVDFAQGRRFNLQYTTADNGHDVPLIIHRAPLGTHERFIGFLLEHYAGKFPVWLAPVQVKILPISDKFSDYTKEVYKALRSAGIRAEIDDRNEKIGKKIRDTELMKVPYMLVLGEKEVNERKVAIRRQGKGDAGTRSIEEFVAAVKQEIENRTDAI
- a CDS encoding outer membrane beta-barrel protein, producing the protein MKQLFFSAMLLITGSQIATAQTGWNIGDRAAFGHSWTVGNTPEGAKRQFHPTFELGRAATYNFSDRAGVGFGTYFSSQGASFKDEDTDNRLIAGANYIKIPVFASFNFGDAEQRVRPRLTIGPSVQFLVGGKSFIKTDEDAFAGRYTTKAMNTKIDVGGNASLGVNIRVFDGFYLNHEINYYHGFVEQKPNNNSETPTFTNRGLTMSLGMQINSAAMKKWKGKMKMHHKGHED